ATTCTGTTTGCCGGTCAAGCTAGGCTTTACGTTGCTACACTTGGTGGTGATAGGGCCGAGTCTTCCGTCATATGTAAGATCGATGTTGCCCACCTGAATATTTTCACAAGGCTTATTCCTGCTGCAGATAAATGTCACCGCGACAGGATCATTTGTCGTGCCCCTGATTTTGTCAATTTTTACGTTGCTGATCTTAACGAGGGATGGGGTCTGTATATAATCAATAAAGGAAAAAGTGAATTTTAGCGTGATGCGCGTTTGTTAAATAAGTTGGCGATGGAATGAGATGAATTACGTACGTCGAGTTTGCACAGGTTGTGTGGGCAATATTCTTGATCTATGACAATCGGGTACGTAACGTTGGTCATGATAAGATCTTCGAATTGCAGATTGGTGACCTGCAAAGTTGCAGGAGCCGATGGCCAAGTTTTGATCCTAACCCCGTTCTGCGTGCCGAGGAAGGTGCAGTTCTTGACGTAGATCCCCACAACATCCTTCTCTGTCGTAAACTTGCCCAAGCTTCCGACGCTGATACCGTGACCAGGCCCACAGATCACGTTTTGGACGTGGACTTGCTCGGTTCCATCACCAATTGATACACAATCGTCTCCGGTTTTTATAACTGAGTCGGTGACGTTCACAAGTTTGGAACGTGCTATATGGATGCCGTCGGTATTTGGGCTTTCTCCGGGTGCAGAAATCGTGAAGCGGAGGAACGTGACGTTGTAGCAGCCTATCACGTTTACGTGGAAGTTCTTGCTGTCCTTGGTGGTCACGTCGCGGATGGTTGAGTTGGTGATGAAATTGAAGCTCAAGTTCTGTATGCATTCAGAAAATTAAAACTTGTTGAACAATGTATCCTCTCTGTGATTTTTATAAGCCCTAAAGACACTGAATAATAGCCATCAAATTAGGTGTGATGCGTCAATAGAGTGTCTCAGCTTACAATTTATAGATGTTTTTGATCATTAACGAATAAGTGGGACGCATGGACTCTACCATATATAAAAGACAACATAGAACactgttttaaaatttaagacCAGGCACGAGCTAGCCATCTCACCAATGGAAGTTTTACGCAGTTTTGGTTCTTGTGACAGTCATTCCTCTTCCAGGCTTCATGTCCTTGGCCGTCAAAGACTCCACCGCctgaaagagtgaaattatCGAGATAATTGATGGT
The sequence above is a segment of the Primulina tabacum isolate GXHZ01 chromosome 6, ASM2559414v2, whole genome shotgun sequence genome. Coding sequences within it:
- the LOC142548110 gene encoding polygalacturonase-like, encoding MAPTFICKVLFFLSFLACIANAQTKVFDVRTFGAKANADISQALLAWKEACASPTPSTVWIPKGTWSLKQAKLVGPNKASIELKVEGILKAPLDPTQMPNKQGEWVTINYLDNFTLSGGGVFDGQGHEAWKRNDCHKNQNCVKLPLNLSFNFITNSTIRDVTTKDSKNFHVNVIGCYNVTFLRFTISAPGESPNTDGIHIARSKLVNVTDSVIKTGDDCVSIGDGTEQVHVQNVICGPGHGISVGSLGKFTTEKDVVGIYVKNCTFLGTQNGVRIKTWPSAPATLQVTNLQFEDLIMTNVTYPIVIDQEYCPHNLCKLDTPSLVKISNVKIDKIRGTTNDPVAVTFICSRNKPCENIQVGNIDLTYDGRLGPITTKCSNVKPSLTGKQNPPLCVPASAAATQSVFFSQHKNMATTFFCVFLVSKKFFDTDFRIVSNVFLYFMWHIYSRNFTYFVILIRNF